From the genome of Canis lupus familiaris isolate Mischka breed German Shepherd chromosome 20, alternate assembly UU_Cfam_GSD_1.0, whole genome shotgun sequence:
GCCCTTAACTGGCCCAAAAGACCCTGGGCGCCCTGGTCCCTACCTGCCCACTTGTACAGCCTTATCTTatgccacccctccaccccccctcaCTACACTTCTCAGCACTACATTTACTTCTTTGTGGCACTTGTCACACTGAGCATTTTACAGGCATTTGCAAGATTGATTGTGTCTTCCCCACTCGATTAGAAACTCCTGTTGTCAGAGACCATACCTTTTGgctcagtaaatatgtgttgCTTGAAAATCATTGTGTTAAGTGGTAGAGGTGTGGCTGTACGATCAATGCTAAGGCACGGGGTGTGTTTCCTCTAGGCTGATGCCCCCAACCCATCCCTCATCCCAGAGACTGATGCTGTGGGTGTGACCGTGGTCCTCATCACCTGCACCTACCATGGACAGGAGTTCATCCGTGTGGGCTACTACGTCAACAATGAATACCCCAATCCTGAGCTGCGGGAGAACCCACCCCTGAAGCCAGACTTCTCTCAGGTGGGGCCTGTCTCTGCACTTCCTGCCTCGGACAGGCTGGCTCTTTGGCACCTGGGGGAGTTGAGTCATTGGAATTGGGAGCCAAGGTCACTTCTTAAGGTTTTCAAGCCCTGCTCAGATCTTGGAGCTCCAGACCagaaccagagagagaaaggtctTTGTTTCTCAGAAGCACGCCTGGCAGAATTGAGATTAGATAGGTCTCAGCCCTAAATCACAGTACATAGGCACTCCCGGGAGTTCTACACATAGTTGTTGATGGTGATGGAATAAGTAAGCTCTGTTCTTCCTGGCCTTGGGGCAGGGTCTTGGGGTGCCCTGGCTCTGTGGGAGTAATGACGGGGCATGCTGACAAGGGTTGACATTCCTCTTTCTGCCCCAGCTCCAGAGGAACATCTTGGCCTCAAACCCCCGAGTGACCCGCTTCCACATCAACTGGGACAACATGGACAGACTAGAGGCCATAGAGAACCAGGACCCCACCCTGGGCTGTGGCCTCCCCTTCAGCTGTGCTCCCATCAAAGGCTTGGGTCTCCCAGGTTGCATTCCTGGGCTCCTACCCGAGAATTCCATGGACTGCATCTAACTCGAGGAATCCAGGCCCTACCTGGGCCCAGCCGGGACTGTGGCCAGTCTCCTAGCACATCTGGAGAGGGCAGCTGGGCCTCCTGGACAATCCCACGGAGGCCATCTAGAGGACTTTGGGGCCATCAGCTATACCCAAGCCAGACGTGGTTCTGAGGAAGGAGCAGGCCTCAGGTCTCTCCCAACACTGACCCAGAAGGATCAGCTTTTACCTC
Proteins encoded in this window:
- the ASF1B gene encoding histone chaperone ASF1B, with product MAKVSVLNVAVLENPSPFHSPFRFEISFECNEALADDLEWKIIYVGSAESEEFDQILDSVLVGPVPAGRHMFIFQADAPNPSLIPETDAVGVTVVLITCTYHGQEFIRVGYYVNNEYPNPELRENPPLKPDFSQLQRNILASNPRVTRFHINWDNMDRLEAIENQDPTLGCGLPFSCAPIKGLGLPGCIPGLLPENSMDCI